A single region of the Actinoplanes sp. SE50/110 genome encodes:
- a CDS encoding FABP family protein: MSGETENPLGPPPWLNAPPVDAYPYEDTHDLRVGPDLHPSLLGLLPFIGLWRGRGQGGFPAEEDYNFAQEIRISHDGRDFLRFESRSWLLDDDSQPLGQSLTESGFWRPVLVDGRPGDEMEATMIRPDGVAELYLGKAATTRLEMGTDAVAYTPSGLHVTGGHRLFGIVEGALLYAHEISIDNSALTPHMSARLLRIGG, from the coding sequence GTGAGCGGCGAGACGGAAAACCCACTGGGCCCGCCGCCGTGGCTGAACGCCCCGCCGGTCGACGCCTACCCCTACGAGGACACGCACGACCTGCGGGTCGGCCCCGACCTGCACCCGTCGCTGCTCGGCCTGCTGCCGTTCATCGGCCTGTGGCGGGGGCGCGGGCAGGGCGGCTTCCCGGCGGAGGAGGACTACAACTTCGCCCAGGAGATCAGGATCAGTCACGACGGGCGTGACTTCCTGCGCTTCGAGTCCCGGTCCTGGCTGCTCGACGACGACTCGCAGCCGCTCGGCCAGTCGCTCACCGAGTCCGGCTTCTGGCGGCCGGTGCTGGTCGACGGGCGCCCCGGCGACGAGATGGAAGCCACGATGATCCGCCCGGACGGGGTCGCCGAGCTCTACCTCGGCAAGGCGGCCACGACGCGGCTGGAGATGGGCACCGACGCGGTGGCCTACACGCCGTCCGGGTTGCACGTGACCGGCGGGCACCGGTTGTTCGGGATCGTGGAGGGGGCGCTGCTCTACGCGCACGAGATCTCGATCGACAACAGCGCGCTGACGCCGCACATGTCGGCGCGGTTGCTGCGTATCGGCGGCTGA
- the mtfM gene encoding small membrane protein MtfM, with product MVTEIGFVSLLVAGMGALAGGFGYLAIRISRGRW from the coding sequence ATGGTTACGGAGATCGGGTTCGTGAGCCTGCTGGTCGCCGGGATGGGCGCGCTGGCGGGCGGTTTCGGTTATCTGGCGATTCGGATTTCGAGGGGGCGTTGGTGA
- a CDS encoding DsrE family protein has translation MLAAMARLLVVKATAGADAPERCNQAFNVAATAATAGVGVSLWLTGESTWFALPGRAAEFVLPHAAPLPDLIDLLLEAGRITACTQCAARRGITPQDVLPGIRIAGAAVFVEEIMTEGAQALVY, from the coding sequence ATGCTGGCCGCTATGGCACGTTTGCTGGTCGTCAAGGCCACCGCCGGCGCCGACGCCCCGGAGCGCTGCAACCAGGCGTTCAACGTGGCCGCGACGGCCGCCACCGCCGGGGTCGGCGTGTCGCTGTGGCTGACCGGGGAGTCGACCTGGTTCGCCCTGCCCGGCCGGGCCGCGGAGTTCGTCCTGCCGCACGCCGCGCCGTTACCCGACCTGATCGACCTGCTGCTGGAGGCGGGCCGGATCACCGCGTGCACCCAGTGCGCGGCGCGCCGTGGGATCACTCCCCAGGATGTGCTGCCCGGCATCCGGATCGCCGGGGCCGCGGTGTTCGTCGAGGAGATCATGACCGAGGGGGCGCAGGCCCTGGTCTACTGA
- a CDS encoding NUDIX domain-containing protein, with translation MKQIACTLLVAADGSLLLQLRDDKAPYFPNVWGLPGGAVEPGETPAEAAARELREEASLQADEPLRLFERQELPAEGRVKYYFHGHTAATQADVVLGEGAAMLFVPAAEVLDRPFTPGSAEVIARFLGSAEHRAAAG, from the coding sequence ATGAAACAGATCGCCTGCACCCTTCTCGTCGCCGCTGACGGGTCGCTGTTGCTGCAGCTGCGCGACGACAAGGCGCCCTACTTCCCGAACGTGTGGGGGCTTCCCGGTGGCGCCGTCGAGCCGGGGGAGACACCAGCCGAGGCGGCGGCACGCGAACTCCGGGAAGAGGCGAGCCTGCAGGCCGACGAACCCCTGCGCCTGTTCGAGCGGCAGGAACTGCCCGCCGAGGGCCGGGTGAAGTACTACTTCCACGGCCACACCGCCGCGACGCAGGCGGACGTGGTACTCGGTGAGGGTGCGGCGATGCTGTTCGTGCCGGCGGCCGAAGTGCTGGACCGGCCGTTCACTCCGGGCAGCGCGGAGGTGATAGCCCGCTTCCTGGGCTCCGCGGAACACCGCGCGGCCGCCGGTTAG
- a CDS encoding ATP-dependent DNA helicase encodes MVAAIEKAITDREHLLVQAGTGTGKSLGYLTPALLVEGPVVVSTATLALQNQLVEHDLPRLAAAVEPLLGRKPSFAVLKGRHHYLCMAKLEHADEQAPTDTLFDDAPAPKAGQWLGEAGRLGKQVVRIRKWADKTQTGDRDELDPGVDDTAWRSVSMPARDCVGAARCPYGQECFAEASRVRAREADIVVTNHSLLAVDMLSERHIIPPHKLLVVDEAHELAERVSSASQAELTPEAVERAGRRARTLIPPATADALAEAADALTVGLADVPPGRLTDGLPDGLRQAVTLLESATRAGLTAIGDVKSDDPDPVRKQQAKAVLDELSGTAQRLLEEDEFDVAWVEKSEIGAGRKALVVAPLSVHGTLSQALYADRTVVAASATLTLGGRFDTVARSLGLPVAAAEDTSGDGWTSLDVGSPFDYPKQGILYVAAHLPRPMASGLPDAAADELLKLVQALGGRTLGLFSSRRAAAQAAELLRAKTDLPILLQGDETLPILVRKFREERNSCLFGVMSLWQGVDVPGDACQLVVIDRLPFPRPDEPLAAARAAAADAARPGSGFSSVSVPIAAVRLAQGVGRLIRSTGDKGVVAVLDSRLETARGYGSFLRRSLPPFWYTTRSEVAIGALERLAKS; translated from the coding sequence ATGGTCGCGGCCATCGAGAAGGCCATCACCGATCGCGAGCACCTGCTGGTGCAGGCCGGCACGGGCACCGGCAAGAGCCTCGGCTACCTCACGCCCGCCCTGCTCGTCGAGGGCCCGGTGGTCGTCTCCACAGCCACCCTCGCCCTGCAGAACCAGCTGGTCGAGCACGACCTGCCCCGGCTCGCCGCGGCGGTCGAGCCGCTGCTCGGGCGAAAGCCCAGCTTCGCCGTGCTCAAGGGCCGGCACCACTACCTGTGCATGGCCAAACTCGAGCACGCCGACGAGCAGGCGCCCACCGACACGCTCTTCGACGACGCCCCGGCGCCCAAGGCCGGGCAGTGGCTCGGCGAGGCCGGCCGGCTCGGCAAACAGGTCGTCCGGATCCGCAAATGGGCCGACAAGACCCAGACCGGTGACCGCGACGAGCTCGACCCGGGCGTCGACGACACCGCTTGGCGCTCGGTCTCCATGCCGGCCCGTGACTGCGTCGGCGCCGCCCGCTGCCCCTACGGGCAGGAGTGCTTCGCCGAGGCGTCCCGGGTGCGCGCCCGCGAGGCCGACATCGTGGTCACCAACCACAGCCTGCTCGCCGTCGACATGCTCTCCGAGCGGCACATCATCCCGCCGCACAAGCTGCTGGTGGTCGACGAGGCGCACGAGCTCGCCGAGCGGGTGTCGTCGGCGTCGCAGGCCGAGCTCACCCCCGAGGCGGTCGAGCGGGCCGGCCGCCGCGCCCGCACCCTGATCCCGCCGGCCACCGCCGACGCGCTCGCCGAGGCCGCCGACGCGCTCACCGTCGGGCTCGCCGACGTGCCGCCCGGCCGGCTCACCGACGGCCTGCCCGACGGGCTGCGCCAGGCGGTCACGCTGCTCGAGTCGGCCACCCGGGCCGGGCTCACCGCGATCGGCGACGTCAAGTCCGACGACCCCGACCCGGTCCGCAAACAGCAGGCCAAAGCGGTCCTCGACGAGCTGTCCGGCACCGCCCAGCGGCTCCTGGAGGAGGACGAGTTCGACGTCGCCTGGGTGGAGAAATCCGAGATCGGCGCCGGGCGCAAGGCGCTCGTGGTGGCCCCGCTGTCGGTGCACGGCACGCTGTCCCAGGCGCTCTACGCCGACCGCACGGTGGTCGCCGCCTCCGCCACCCTCACCCTCGGCGGCCGCTTCGACACGGTGGCCCGCTCGCTGGGCCTGCCGGTCGCCGCCGCCGAGGACACCTCCGGTGACGGCTGGACCTCCCTCGACGTCGGTTCGCCGTTCGACTATCCCAAGCAGGGGATTCTGTACGTCGCGGCGCACCTGCCCCGCCCGATGGCCTCCGGGCTGCCCGACGCCGCCGCCGACGAACTGCTCAAACTGGTGCAGGCGCTCGGCGGTCGCACGCTCGGCCTGTTCTCCTCCCGCCGGGCCGCCGCCCAGGCCGCCGAACTGCTGCGCGCCAAGACCGACCTGCCGATCCTGCTGCAGGGCGACGAGACCCTGCCGATCCTGGTCCGCAAATTCCGTGAGGAGCGAAACAGCTGCCTGTTCGGGGTGATGTCACTCTGGCAGGGCGTCGACGTGCCCGGCGACGCCTGCCAGCTGGTGGTCATCGACCGCCTGCCGTTCCCCCGCCCCGACGAGCCGCTGGCCGCCGCCCGCGCCGCCGCGGCCGACGCCGCCCGCCCCGGCTCCGGATTCTCCTCGGTCAGCGTGCCGATCGCGGCGGTCCGGCTGGCTCAGGGAGTGGGGCGGTTGATCCGCTCGACCGGCGACAAGGGGGTGGTGGCGGTGCTCGACTCGCGGCTGGAGACGGCCCGGGGATATGGGTCGTTCCTGCGCCGATCGCTGCCACCGTTCTGGTACACGACGCGGTCGGAGGTGGCGATCGGCGCCCTCGAGCGTCTCGCCAAGAGCTGA
- a CDS encoding DUF402 domain-containing protein, whose translation MPSEMVRVIYTKYDGSAHRDYPARRLAEDDLGIWVGVTQGTASVYHGRPSVEQIPFVLLVPHHAWWTGMFNPPPRTSEVYCDITTPARWEGDTVHIVDLDLDVVRRRESGLVELRDEDEFDEHRTLFGYPDDLVMNANAAARLLMGRLGDGSEPFATHYRKHLQEVV comes from the coding sequence ATGCCGAGCGAGATGGTCCGGGTCATCTACACGAAGTACGACGGTTCGGCGCATCGTGACTATCCGGCCCGCCGCCTGGCCGAGGACGACCTGGGCATCTGGGTCGGCGTGACCCAGGGCACCGCTTCGGTCTACCACGGCCGCCCGTCGGTGGAGCAGATCCCGTTCGTCCTGCTCGTCCCGCACCACGCCTGGTGGACGGGGATGTTCAACCCGCCGCCGCGGACCAGCGAGGTCTACTGCGACATCACCACCCCGGCCCGCTGGGAGGGTGACACGGTGCACATCGTCGACCTGGATCTGGACGTGGTGCGGCGTCGCGAGTCCGGCCTGGTCGAGCTCCGGGACGAGGACGAGTTCGACGAGCACCGGACGCTCTTCGGCTACCCGGACGACCTGGTGATGAACGCGAACGCGGCGGCCCGCCTGCTGATGGGCCGGCTCGGGGACGGCTCCGAGCCGTTCGCCACGCATTACCGCAAGCACCTACAAGAGGTCGTCTAG
- the sigJ gene encoding RNA polymerase sigma factor SigJ yields MPSVTADEFETHRAYLTAVAFRMLGNRAEAEDAVQEAWLRCAQQDDIRDPRGWLTTVTGRICLDQLNSARVRRTSYPGEWLPAFAVDPDADPALYAERADQVSVALLVVLERLSPEQRVAFVLHDAFGLPFEEVAAVLDTTPATARQHASRGRRAAADGQIRHNAGLAEQRRVLQAFLLAAQSGDMRMLAAVLAPDVVSISDGGGVARSALRPVLGWEKVGRLFHGILTRRAHEVSDLKVDPVLVEGGAAMMLRGRWPDGSPLLSVITVAVQDGRITGVFTQQNPAKLRLDDLL; encoded by the coding sequence ATGCCGTCGGTCACCGCAGACGAGTTCGAGACCCACCGCGCCTACCTGACGGCGGTCGCCTTCCGGATGCTCGGCAACCGCGCCGAGGCCGAGGACGCGGTGCAGGAGGCCTGGCTGCGCTGCGCGCAGCAGGACGACATCCGGGATCCGCGCGGCTGGCTGACCACCGTCACCGGACGGATCTGCCTGGACCAGCTCAATTCGGCCCGGGTACGCCGTACGTCGTACCCCGGCGAGTGGCTGCCCGCCTTCGCGGTCGACCCGGACGCCGACCCGGCCCTGTACGCCGAACGCGCCGACCAGGTCAGCGTCGCCCTGCTGGTGGTCCTCGAACGGCTCAGCCCGGAGCAGCGGGTGGCGTTCGTCCTGCACGATGCGTTCGGCCTGCCGTTCGAGGAGGTGGCCGCGGTGCTCGACACGACGCCCGCGACGGCCCGGCAGCACGCCTCCCGGGGCCGGCGCGCCGCCGCCGACGGGCAGATCCGGCACAATGCCGGGCTGGCCGAGCAGCGCCGGGTGCTGCAGGCCTTCCTGCTGGCCGCGCAGAGCGGCGACATGCGCATGCTGGCCGCGGTGCTCGCCCCCGACGTGGTGTCGATCAGCGACGGTGGCGGCGTGGCCCGCAGCGCGCTGCGCCCGGTGCTCGGCTGGGAGAAGGTGGGCCGGCTGTTCCACGGCATCCTCACCCGCCGTGCCCACGAGGTGAGCGATCTGAAGGTCGACCCGGTGCTGGTCGAGGGCGGTGCCGCGATGATGCTGCGCGGCCGCTGGCCGGACGGGTCACCGTTGCTCTCGGTGATCACCGTGGCCGTCCAGGACGGCCGGATCACCGGGGTCTTCACCCAGCAGAACCCGGCCAAGCTGCGGCTAGACGACCTCTTGTAG
- a CDS encoding DUF47 domain-containing protein — MKFSFRPVEGVFYDLFTKASYNLVKGTELLNELALPGVDVQSVSERLSDVEHDSDALTHELYKKINSTFITPFDRADIYSLGSQLDDVMDHLEAVGNLLYLYGLTELPSLPREMHELITVLDQQAKITAEAMPRLRSMKGLEEYWIEINRLENDGDRAYRMLLVRLFSGEYDALTVLKMKEVADELEAACDAFEHVANTVETIAVKES, encoded by the coding sequence GTGAAGTTCTCATTCCGTCCTGTCGAGGGCGTCTTCTACGACCTCTTCACCAAGGCCTCGTACAACCTGGTGAAGGGGACCGAGCTGCTCAACGAGCTGGCTCTGCCCGGCGTGGACGTCCAGTCGGTCAGCGAGCGGCTCAGCGACGTCGAGCACGACAGCGACGCGCTCACCCACGAGCTGTACAAAAAGATCAACTCCACCTTCATCACCCCGTTCGACCGGGCCGACATCTACTCGCTCGGCTCCCAGCTGGACGACGTGATGGATCACCTGGAAGCGGTCGGCAACCTGCTCTACCTGTACGGCCTGACCGAGCTGCCGTCGCTGCCCCGCGAGATGCACGAGCTGATCACGGTCCTCGACCAGCAGGCGAAGATCACCGCCGAGGCGATGCCCCGGCTGCGGTCGATGAAGGGTCTCGAGGAGTACTGGATCGAGATCAACCGCTTGGAGAACGACGGGGACCGGGCCTATCGGATGCTGCTCGTCCGGCTCTTCTCCGGGGAGTACGACGCGCTCACCGTGCTCAAGATGAAGGAGGTCGCCGACGAACTGGAAGCGGCCTGCGACGCGTTCGAGCACGTGGCGAACACGGTCGAGACCATAGCGGTCAAGGAGTCCTAG
- a CDS encoding inorganic phosphate transporter yields MSPELVAVLAVIVAAMVFDYTNGFHDAANAIATSVSTRALTPRVALGMAAVGNFIGAHFGTEVAKTVGDGLVSLPLGIPSLGVVFAGVLGAIAWNLITWFFGLPSSSSHALFGGLVGATMIAGIGSVQWANIVGKVLLPMILSPVVGLILGFAAMIALMWTFRRGHPGRLNRGFRHAQTVSAAMMAIGHGTQDAAKTMGIVVLALYTGGYQDSAAHIPEWVFWASATMLAAGTYTGGWRIIRTLGRKIIDLGPAEGFAAETVASAVLYFNAWVLHAPISTTHTITSAIMGVGATKRLSAVRWNVAGNIIIAWLTTFPGAALIACLAYAIVRPAFS; encoded by the coding sequence TTGTCTCCGGAACTCGTCGCCGTCCTGGCGGTGATCGTCGCCGCGATGGTCTTCGACTACACCAACGGCTTCCACGACGCCGCCAACGCGATCGCCACCAGCGTCAGCACCCGCGCGCTGACCCCGCGGGTCGCGCTCGGCATGGCCGCCGTCGGCAACTTCATCGGCGCCCACTTCGGCACCGAGGTGGCCAAGACGGTCGGTGACGGCCTGGTCTCCCTCCCGCTGGGCATTCCGAGTCTGGGCGTCGTCTTCGCCGGCGTCCTCGGCGCGATCGCCTGGAACCTGATCACCTGGTTCTTCGGCCTGCCGTCCAGCTCCTCGCACGCCCTGTTCGGCGGCCTGGTCGGCGCCACCATGATCGCCGGCATCGGCTCCGTGCAGTGGGCCAACATCGTCGGCAAGGTCCTGCTCCCGATGATCCTGTCCCCGGTCGTCGGCCTGATCCTCGGCTTCGCCGCGATGATCGCCCTGATGTGGACGTTCCGGCGCGGCCACCCGGGCCGGCTCAACCGCGGCTTCCGGCACGCCCAGACGGTCTCCGCGGCCATGATGGCCATCGGCCACGGCACCCAGGACGCCGCCAAGACCATGGGGATCGTCGTCCTGGCGCTGTACACCGGCGGTTACCAGGACAGCGCTGCACACATCCCGGAGTGGGTGTTCTGGGCGTCGGCGACCATGCTGGCCGCCGGCACGTACACCGGCGGCTGGCGGATCATCCGCACCCTCGGCCGCAAGATCATCGACTTGGGCCCGGCCGAGGGCTTCGCCGCCGAGACGGTCGCCAGCGCGGTCCTCTACTTCAACGCCTGGGTCCTGCACGCGCCGATCTCCACCACCCACACGATCACCTCAGCGATCATGGGCGTCGGCGCCACCAAACGCCTCAGTGCGGTCCGCTGGAACGTGGCCGGCAACATCATCATCGCCTGGCTGACGACTTTCCCGGGCGCGGCGCTGATCGCCTGCCTGGCCTATGCCATCGTCCGGCCGGCCTTCTCCTGA
- a CDS encoding Gfo/Idh/MocA family protein gives MTGQNVRWGILGLGGIAATFAADLPLVPGAELAAVGSRDQKTADAFAQRYGFARAHGSYAALAADDEVDVIYVATPHAYHHAAALQCIEAGKAVLVEKPITLDLPTAAQLVEAARSRGVFLMEAMWMRCNPAIRRAAELVEEGAIGWVSSIHADFGLQGPFAAEHRLRAPELGGGALLDLGVYPVHLAHLFLGLPSSVQAWAHLTPERVDEHTGILLGWQSGAVGALTCSINGASRNAASITGTDGRIDIPPGFMVPRSFTLSRPDKAPETFEFDFPGSGYQFEAAEVQRCLAAGERESPLVSQTTTLEVMNLLDSIREQIGVIY, from the coding sequence ATGACGGGACAGAACGTTCGCTGGGGCATTCTCGGGCTGGGCGGGATCGCCGCCACGTTCGCCGCCGACCTTCCGCTGGTGCCGGGGGCGGAACTCGCCGCGGTGGGGTCACGCGACCAGAAGACCGCGGACGCGTTCGCGCAACGGTACGGGTTCGCCCGGGCGCACGGGTCCTACGCCGCGCTGGCCGCCGACGACGAGGTCGACGTCATCTACGTGGCGACGCCGCACGCCTACCACCACGCGGCGGCGCTGCAGTGCATCGAGGCCGGCAAGGCGGTGCTGGTCGAAAAGCCGATCACCCTGGACCTGCCGACCGCCGCCCAACTCGTCGAGGCCGCCCGGTCCCGCGGGGTGTTCCTGATGGAGGCCATGTGGATGCGCTGCAACCCGGCCATCCGCCGGGCCGCCGAACTCGTCGAAGAGGGCGCGATCGGCTGGGTCAGCTCGATCCACGCCGATTTCGGGCTGCAGGGTCCGTTCGCCGCCGAACACCGGCTGCGCGCGCCCGAACTCGGGGGCGGCGCGCTGCTCGACCTCGGCGTCTATCCGGTCCACCTGGCCCACCTGTTCCTGGGGCTGCCCAGCTCGGTGCAGGCCTGGGCGCACCTCACCCCGGAACGCGTCGACGAACACACCGGGATCCTGCTCGGCTGGCAGTCCGGCGCGGTCGGGGCCCTCACCTGCAGCATCAACGGGGCGAGCCGCAACGCCGCGTCGATCACCGGGACGGACGGGCGGATCGACATCCCGCCGGGCTTCATGGTGCCGCGGTCGTTCACGCTGAGCCGGCCGGACAAGGCGCCGGAAACGTTCGAGTTCGACTTCCCGGGCAGTGGCTACCAGTTCGAGGCGGCGGAGGTGCAGCGCTGCCTGGCGGCGGGGGAGCGGGAAAGCCCGCTGGTCAGCCAGACCACGACGCTCGAAGTCATGAACCTCCTCGACTCCATCCGCGAGCAGATCGGCGTCATCTACTGA
- a CDS encoding NUDIX hydrolase gives MPLPPAMMQRARDFAGPPVPARPAATVVLLRPAAGHRFQVYVLRRMTTMAFGGVYAFPGGAVDPTDRPETLRDDWARRLGVSEEQARAVVGAAARELFEEAGVVLAGPAAEPDRTVADADDPTWESDRAAVLRRELTMADLLARRGLRLRDDLLLPWARWITPEFEPKRFDTWFFVALLPEAQEARDVSGEADRTAWIDPADAADLPMLPPTRHTLDQIVAGGTIDGVVAASVHRDAATPVMPRIEVTDDGTATLRF, from the coding sequence ATGCCCCTGCCGCCCGCGATGATGCAGCGCGCCCGCGATTTCGCCGGCCCACCGGTTCCGGCGCGGCCGGCCGCGACGGTGGTGCTGCTCCGCCCGGCCGCCGGGCACCGCTTCCAGGTGTACGTGCTGCGCCGGATGACCACGATGGCGTTCGGCGGGGTCTACGCGTTCCCGGGCGGCGCGGTCGACCCCACCGACCGGCCGGAGACGCTGCGCGACGACTGGGCCCGGCGGCTCGGCGTGTCCGAGGAGCAGGCCCGCGCCGTCGTCGGTGCGGCGGCCCGCGAGCTGTTCGAGGAGGCCGGCGTGGTGCTGGCCGGCCCGGCCGCCGAGCCGGATCGCACGGTCGCCGACGCCGACGATCCCACCTGGGAGTCCGATCGGGCGGCGGTGCTGCGCCGGGAGCTGACGATGGCGGATCTGCTGGCCCGCCGGGGTCTGCGGCTGCGCGACGACCTGCTGCTGCCGTGGGCCCGGTGGATCACCCCGGAGTTCGAGCCGAAACGATTCGACACCTGGTTCTTCGTGGCTCTGCTGCCGGAGGCCCAGGAGGCCCGGGACGTCTCCGGGGAGGCGGACCGCACGGCGTGGATCGATCCGGCGGATGCGGCGGATCTGCCGATGCTGCCGCCGACCCGGCACACCCTGGACCAGATCGTGGCGGGCGGCACGATCGACGGCGTGGTGGCCGCCTCGGTGCACCGTGACGCGGCCACCCCGGTGATGCCCCGCATCGAGGTCACCGACGACGGCACGGCGACCCTGCGATTCTGA